The following proteins come from a genomic window of Micromonospora zamorensis:
- a CDS encoding DUF349 domain-containing protein, giving the protein MSDWTAFGRVDADGTVYVKTTEGERVVGSWQAGAPEEGLAHFARRFADLVTEVDLTEARLKSGAADAGHSLSTIRRIRATLPEANVVGDIDALAARLDKLATLAEEKAGEARAARDAARGEALARKTALVEEAEKLAAESTGWKTAGDRLKEILDEWKTIRGVDKKADGELWKRFAAARDGFTRRRGAHFASLDSQRKQAQTVKEELVAEAEKLQESTDWATTANQLKDLMTQWKAAPRASKEAEQKLWERFRGAQDAFFSRRSEVFSARDNEQRGNLERKQALLAEAEALDIDADPKGAQAKLRDIQAQWHEAGRVPREAAAGLERRLRAIDDKVRDVMDSAWRRTTKEDNPLLAQMRAQVAEAEDRLARAQSAGDARRIKEAEQALTAKRQFLQLAEQAG; this is encoded by the coding sequence ATGAGCGACTGGACTGCCTTCGGACGGGTGGACGCGGACGGCACCGTATACGTCAAGACCACCGAGGGTGAGCGGGTGGTCGGATCCTGGCAGGCGGGTGCGCCGGAGGAAGGTCTGGCACACTTCGCGCGCCGCTTCGCCGATCTGGTCACCGAGGTGGATCTGACCGAAGCGCGGCTCAAGTCGGGTGCGGCGGATGCCGGGCACTCGCTGAGCACGATCCGGCGGATCCGCGCCACGCTCCCCGAGGCCAACGTCGTCGGCGACATCGACGCCCTGGCCGCTCGCCTGGACAAGCTGGCGACCCTCGCCGAGGAGAAGGCCGGTGAGGCGCGCGCCGCCCGGGACGCCGCTCGCGGTGAGGCCCTGGCCCGCAAGACCGCGCTGGTCGAGGAGGCCGAGAAGCTGGCTGCCGAGTCCACCGGTTGGAAGACCGCCGGGGACCGGCTCAAGGAGATCCTCGACGAGTGGAAGACCATCCGGGGGGTCGACAAGAAGGCCGACGGTGAGCTGTGGAAGCGGTTCGCCGCCGCCCGGGACGGTTTCACCCGACGTCGGGGCGCCCACTTCGCCTCCCTGGACTCGCAGCGCAAGCAGGCGCAGACCGTCAAGGAGGAGCTGGTCGCCGAGGCGGAGAAGCTCCAGGAATCCACCGACTGGGCCACCACCGCCAACCAGCTCAAGGATCTGATGACCCAGTGGAAGGCCGCGCCGCGCGCCTCCAAGGAGGCCGAGCAGAAGCTCTGGGAACGATTCCGGGGTGCGCAGGACGCCTTCTTCAGCCGGCGCAGTGAGGTCTTCTCCGCCCGGGACAACGAGCAGCGCGGCAACCTGGAGCGCAAGCAGGCCCTGCTCGCCGAGGCCGAGGCGCTGGACATTGACGCCGACCCGAAGGGCGCCCAGGCCAAGCTGCGGGACATCCAGGCACAGTGGCACGAGGCCGGCCGGGTGCCCCGCGAGGCGGCTGCCGGGCTGGAGCGCCGGCTGCGCGCCATCGACGACAAGGTCCGCGACGTGATGGACTCGGCGTGGCGCCGCACCACCAAGGAGGACAACCCGCTGCTCGCCCAGATGCGGGCGCAGGTGGCGGAAGCCGAGGACCGGCTGGCCCGGGCGCAGAGCGCCGGGGACGCACGCCGGATCAAGGAAGCCGAACAGGCGCTCACCGCCAAGCGGCAGTTCCTCCAACTCGCCGAGCAGGCGGGCTGA
- a CDS encoding class III extradiol dioxygenase subunit B-like domain-containing protein, producing the protein MTGSARRRTGDSRYGERVPLVAAAVCPHPPLLVPEVAGSATPELDDLRTACDTAVRRLLAADPDRVVLLGTGPVTGPIRPPATGSLQPWGVDLDVPLVPGQPDRGAVLPLSLTIGAWLLARHDARLPLTAAPAHTAPASAVPVSAVQVAADAGLAELSALADEVSATGDRVALLVLGDGSACRGEKSPGYDDPRALPYDQRVAGALADADLDVLLGLDPVVSAELKAAGRAPWQVLASAARAAGGGWRGELLHDAAPYGVAYFVASWERV; encoded by the coding sequence ATGACCGGATCGGCGCGGAGACGCACCGGGGATTCCCGCTACGGTGAACGGGTGCCACTGGTCGCCGCCGCTGTCTGCCCGCATCCGCCCCTGCTCGTGCCGGAGGTGGCCGGCTCCGCAACCCCCGAGCTGGACGACCTGCGGACGGCCTGCGACACCGCCGTACGCCGGTTGCTGGCAGCCGACCCGGACCGCGTGGTGCTGCTCGGCACCGGTCCGGTGACCGGGCCGATCCGCCCCCCGGCCACGGGTTCCCTGCAGCCCTGGGGTGTCGACCTGGACGTGCCGCTGGTCCCCGGTCAGCCCGACCGGGGAGCGGTGCTGCCGTTGAGCCTGACCATCGGCGCGTGGCTGCTCGCCCGGCACGACGCGCGACTGCCGCTGACCGCCGCGCCGGCCCACACCGCGCCGGCCTCCGCCGTGCCCGTGTCCGCTGTGCAGGTGGCCGCTGACGCCGGTCTGGCCGAGCTTTCCGCGCTCGCCGACGAGGTGTCCGCCACGGGTGACCGGGTGGCGTTGCTGGTGCTCGGGGACGGGTCGGCCTGCCGGGGAGAGAAGTCACCCGGGTACGACGACCCGCGCGCCCTCCCGTACGACCAGCGGGTTGCCGGGGCGCTGGCCGACGCGGACCTGGACGTCCTGCTCGGCCTCGACCCGGTGGTGTCGGCGGAGCTGAAGGCCGCCGGCCGCGCGCCCTGGCAGGTGCTTGCCAGCGCGGCCCGCGCGGCCGGCGGGGGATGGCGCGGCGAGTTGCTGCACGACGCGGCCCCCTACGGTGTCGCCTACTTCGTGGCGTCCTGGGAGCGGGTGTGA
- the miaA gene encoding tRNA (adenosine(37)-N6)-dimethylallyltransferase MiaA, with amino-acid sequence MTSDARGTAGGTVVAVVGPTAAGKSALSIALARALDGEVVNADSMQLYRGMDIGTAKLTVAERDGVPHHLLDIWDVTEPASVAEYQRLARAAVDDILSRGRVPLLVGGSGLYVRAVLERFEFPGTDAVLRERLERELAEVGPAPLYARLRAADPVAADGILPGNGRRIVRALEVIELTGAPFTASLPQPTPYYPSVQLGVDLDTGLLDERIALRVDRMWADGLVSETRELVGRGLPEGRTASRALGYQQVLRMLAGELTESQAHDETVRATRRFVRRQRSWFRRDPRIHWLDSATPDLIGAALRLVPAETR; translated from the coding sequence GTGACCAGCGACGCGAGGGGCACTGCGGGGGGCACTGTCGTCGCGGTGGTCGGCCCGACCGCGGCGGGCAAGTCGGCGCTGAGCATCGCGTTGGCGCGCGCCCTCGACGGCGAGGTGGTCAACGCCGACTCGATGCAGCTCTACCGCGGTATGGACATCGGCACCGCCAAGTTGACCGTCGCCGAACGGGACGGGGTGCCGCACCACCTGCTGGACATCTGGGACGTCACCGAGCCGGCGAGCGTCGCGGAGTACCAGCGGCTGGCCCGCGCGGCGGTGGACGACATCCTGTCCCGGGGTCGGGTGCCGCTGCTGGTCGGTGGGTCCGGGCTGTACGTGCGGGCGGTGCTGGAGCGTTTCGAGTTCCCCGGCACCGACGCGGTGCTGCGGGAGCGGCTGGAACGCGAGTTGGCCGAGGTCGGCCCCGCGCCGTTGTACGCGCGGCTGCGCGCCGCCGACCCGGTCGCCGCGGACGGCATCCTGCCCGGCAACGGTCGGCGGATCGTCCGGGCCCTGGAGGTGATCGAGCTCACCGGCGCGCCGTTCACCGCCTCTCTGCCGCAGCCGACGCCGTATTACCCGTCGGTGCAGCTCGGCGTCGACCTGGACACCGGGCTGCTGGACGAGCGGATCGCCCTGCGGGTCGACCGGATGTGGGCTGACGGCCTGGTGTCGGAGACCCGCGAACTGGTCGGGCGGGGGCTGCCCGAAGGGCGGACGGCGAGCCGGGCGCTGGGCTACCAGCAGGTGCTGCGCATGCTCGCCGGTGAGCTGACCGAGTCGCAGGCGCACGACGAGACGGTTCGCGCCACCCGGCGTTTCGTCCGCCGGCAGCGGTCGTGGTTCCGGCGTGACCCGCGGATCCACTGGCTGGATTCGGCGACTCCGGACCTGATCGGGGCCGCCCTCCGTCTGGTGCCCGCCGAGACGCGATAA
- the dapF gene encoding diaminopimelate epimerase — MEFTKGHGTGNDFVLLPDPDGQLDLTPELVAALCDRRRGIGADGVLRVVRAAKHPEGAGLAGEAEWFMDYWNADGSFAEMCGNGARVFVRYLLDTGLATPAGAALPVATRAGVVRALVEGDVVSVEMRRPQVYDSSAATLGGLTLTGAVVDVGNPHLVCVLPAGVELSALDLTTAPGFDPEVFPSGVNVEFIVAGDSVDATDAHSLMRVYERGSAETLSCGTGACAVGAVALRDAGRDTGVVAVDVPGGRVTVTVTADSCWLSGPAVLVATGELDPSALPRHPG; from the coding sequence GTGGAGTTCACCAAGGGCCACGGCACCGGCAACGACTTCGTCCTCCTTCCCGACCCGGACGGTCAGCTCGACCTGACCCCGGAGCTGGTCGCGGCGCTCTGCGACCGGCGGCGGGGCATCGGCGCGGACGGCGTGCTGCGGGTGGTCCGCGCGGCCAAGCATCCGGAGGGCGCCGGGCTGGCCGGCGAGGCCGAGTGGTTCATGGACTACTGGAACGCCGACGGTTCGTTCGCCGAGATGTGCGGCAACGGTGCCCGGGTCTTCGTGCGCTACCTGCTCGACACCGGGCTGGCCACGCCCGCCGGCGCGGCGTTGCCGGTGGCCACCCGGGCCGGCGTCGTGCGCGCGCTGGTCGAGGGCGACGTGGTGTCCGTCGAGATGCGCCGCCCCCAGGTGTACGACAGCTCCGCCGCCACCCTCGGCGGGCTGACCCTGACCGGTGCGGTGGTGGACGTCGGCAACCCGCACCTGGTCTGCGTCCTGCCGGCCGGTGTGGAGTTGTCCGCGCTGGACCTGACGACCGCGCCCGGGTTCGACCCGGAGGTCTTCCCGAGCGGGGTGAACGTGGAGTTCATCGTGGCGGGCGACTCGGTCGACGCCACCGACGCGCACAGCCTGATGAGGGTGTACGAGCGTGGCAGCGCCGAGACGTTGTCCTGCGGCACCGGTGCCTGCGCGGTGGGCGCGGTGGCCCTGCGTGACGCCGGCCGGGACACCGGAGTGGTCGCCGTGGACGTGCCCGGTGGCCGCGTGACGGTCACGGTGACGGCGGACTCCTGCTGGCTGTCCGGCCCAGCCGTCCTGGTGGCAACAGGCGAGCTGGACCCCAGCGCCCTGCCCCGCCACCCGGGTTGA
- a CDS encoding NAD-dependent malic enzyme codes for MAITRLPSAGFSITIRIAVTADASSIGRLTTSVGEAGAIVTALDVVDSDPTHVIVDLTCDTADAGHADQVVDALTALDGVDVRKVSDRTFLLHLGGKIEVTSKVALRNRDELSRAYTPGVARVCMAIAENPADARRLTIKRNTVAVVSDGSAVLGLGNLGPAASLPVMEGKAALFKRFGGVDAWPVVLDTQDTDEIVQIVKAIAPAYGGINLEDIAAPRCFEIEARLREALDIPVFHDDQHGTAICVLAALTNALRVVGKRLEDVRVVVSGAGAAGTAIMKLLLRQGVGDIIAYDREGALHRGLTGLNSAWQWLAENTNKENYSGDLPGAIRGADVFIGVSAPNLLTGDDIAQMAKDSIVFALANPDPEVDPREARKHAAVVATGRSDQPNQINNVLAFPGVFRGMLDAHAEEFTEEMALAAARAIADVVGEDKINPTVIVPSVFDSRVAPAVAAAVRAAANNPSPLPAADPGPSDLPEIAANASATP; via the coding sequence GTGGCCATCACCCGACTGCCGAGCGCCGGATTTTCAATCACCATCCGGATCGCCGTAACCGCGGACGCCTCCTCGATCGGCCGGCTCACCACCTCGGTCGGCGAGGCCGGGGCGATCGTCACGGCGCTGGACGTGGTGGACTCGGACCCGACCCACGTGATCGTCGACCTGACCTGCGACACCGCCGACGCCGGCCACGCCGATCAGGTGGTCGACGCGTTGACCGCGCTGGACGGCGTGGACGTCCGCAAGGTGTCGGACCGGACGTTCCTCCTGCACCTCGGCGGCAAGATCGAGGTGACCTCGAAGGTCGCGCTGCGCAACCGTGACGAGCTGTCCCGGGCGTACACCCCTGGGGTGGCCCGGGTCTGCATGGCGATCGCCGAGAACCCGGCGGACGCCCGGCGGCTGACCATCAAGCGCAACACCGTCGCGGTGGTCAGCGACGGCTCGGCGGTGCTCGGCCTGGGCAACCTGGGCCCGGCCGCGTCGCTGCCGGTGATGGAGGGCAAGGCGGCGCTGTTCAAGCGCTTCGGCGGGGTGGATGCCTGGCCGGTGGTGCTGGACACCCAGGACACCGACGAGATCGTGCAGATCGTCAAGGCGATCGCGCCCGCGTACGGCGGGATCAACCTGGAGGACATCGCCGCGCCGCGCTGCTTCGAGATCGAGGCCCGGCTGCGCGAGGCGCTGGACATCCCGGTCTTCCACGACGACCAGCACGGCACCGCGATCTGCGTGCTGGCCGCGCTGACCAACGCGCTGCGGGTGGTCGGCAAGCGGCTCGAGGACGTCCGCGTGGTCGTCTCGGGCGCCGGCGCGGCCGGCACCGCGATCATGAAGCTGCTGCTGCGCCAGGGCGTCGGCGACATCATCGCGTACGACCGGGAGGGCGCCCTGCACCGCGGGCTGACCGGGCTCAACTCGGCGTGGCAGTGGCTGGCGGAGAACACCAACAAGGAGAACTACTCGGGCGACCTGCCGGGTGCGATCCGGGGTGCCGACGTGTTCATCGGGGTGAGCGCGCCGAACCTGCTCACCGGCGACGACATCGCCCAGATGGCGAAGGACTCGATCGTCTTCGCGCTCGCCAACCCGGACCCGGAGGTCGACCCCCGGGAGGCGCGCAAGCACGCCGCAGTGGTCGCCACCGGTCGCTCGGACCAGCCGAACCAGATCAACAACGTGCTCGCCTTCCCCGGTGTGTTCCGCGGCATGCTCGACGCGCACGCCGAGGAGTTCACCGAGGAGATGGCCCTCGCGGCCGCCCGGGCCATCGCCGACGTGGTCGGTGAGGACAAGATCAACCCGACGGTGATCGTGCCGAGCGTCTTCGACTCCCGGGTCGCCCCGGCGGTCGCCGCCGCCGTCCGCGCCGCCGCGAACAACCCCAGCCCACTTCCGGCAGCCGACCCCGGCCCGTCGGACCTCCCCGAGATCGCGGCCAACGCCAGCGCGACCCCCTGA
- the hflX gene encoding GTPase HflX has translation MRDQESFVPVEDELDDVTTGEMELSERQSLRRVPGLSTELTDVTEVEYRQLRLERVVLVGVWTEGTIADAENSLTELAALAETAGSQVLEGLIQRRTRPDPATYIGRGKVDDLGAVVLSTGADTVICDGELSPSQLRNLEQRTKVKVVDRTALILDIFAQHAKSKEGKAQVELAQLQYLLPRLRGWGETLSRQTGGSGRGGGAGGGVGVRGPGETKLETDRRRIRHRISRLRREIKNMRTVRVTKRARRTRNSIPAVAIAGYTNAGKSSLLNRLTDAGVLVENALFATLDPTTRKATASDGRIYTLSDTVGFVRHLPHQIVEAFRSTLEEVAEADLVVHVVDGTHPDPEEQVRAVHEVLAEVSADRLPELLVVNKTDAADEDTLLRLKRLWPDAIFVSAYSGRGIEDLRSAIEDRLPQPAVEVRAVLPYDRGDLVSRVHRTGEVLSTSHLPEGTLLHVRVSAELAAELAPFDVARQGQAAGTRS, from the coding sequence TTGCGAGACCAGGAGAGCTTTGTCCCCGTCGAGGACGAGCTCGACGACGTCACCACCGGCGAGATGGAGCTGTCGGAGCGGCAGTCCCTGCGACGCGTCCCGGGCCTGTCAACCGAGCTCACCGACGTCACCGAGGTGGAATACCGCCAGCTGCGGCTGGAGCGGGTCGTCCTGGTGGGCGTCTGGACCGAGGGCACGATCGCCGACGCGGAAAATTCGCTGACCGAGCTTGCCGCGCTGGCCGAGACGGCCGGTTCGCAGGTGCTCGAAGGGCTCATTCAGCGTCGCACACGACCCGACCCGGCGACGTACATTGGCCGCGGCAAGGTCGACGACCTCGGCGCGGTGGTGCTTTCCACCGGCGCCGACACGGTCATCTGCGACGGTGAGCTGTCGCCGTCGCAGCTGCGCAACCTGGAGCAGCGCACCAAGGTCAAGGTTGTCGACCGGACGGCGCTGATCCTCGACATCTTCGCCCAGCACGCCAAGAGCAAGGAAGGTAAGGCGCAGGTCGAGCTGGCCCAGCTCCAATACCTGCTGCCCCGACTGCGCGGTTGGGGTGAGACGCTCTCCCGGCAGACCGGTGGTTCCGGCCGGGGCGGCGGCGCCGGTGGCGGTGTGGGTGTGCGTGGTCCCGGTGAAACCAAGCTGGAGACCGACCGGCGGCGTATCCGCCACCGCATCTCCCGGCTGCGCCGTGAGATCAAGAACATGCGGACGGTACGCGTCACCAAGCGTGCCCGACGCACCCGCAACTCGATCCCCGCCGTGGCCATCGCCGGCTACACCAACGCCGGCAAGTCGAGCCTGCTCAACCGGCTGACGGACGCGGGTGTGCTGGTGGAGAACGCGCTGTTCGCGACGTTGGACCCGACCACCCGTAAGGCCACCGCCTCGGACGGGCGGATCTACACGCTCTCCGACACGGTCGGCTTCGTCCGGCACCTCCCGCACCAGATCGTCGAGGCGTTCCGCTCGACGCTTGAGGAGGTCGCGGAGGCGGATCTGGTGGTGCACGTCGTCGACGGCACCCACCCGGATCCGGAGGAGCAGGTCCGGGCGGTGCACGAGGTGCTCGCCGAGGTGAGCGCCGACCGGCTCCCCGAGCTGCTGGTGGTCAACAAGACCGACGCCGCCGACGAGGACACTCTGCTGCGGCTCAAGCGGCTCTGGCCGGACGCGATCTTCGTATCGGCGTACTCCGGCAGGGGCATCGAGGACCTGCGCTCGGCGATCGAGGACCGGCTGCCGCAGCCGGCCGTCGAGGTCCGGGCGGTCCTGCCGTACGACCGGGGTGACCTGGTGTCCCGGGTGCACCGCACCGGTGAGGTGCTCAGCACGTCGCACCTGCCGGAGGGCACCCTGCTGCACGTCCGCGTCAGTGCGGAGCTGGCTGCGGAGCTGGCGCCGTTCGACGTCGCGCGGCAGGGCCAGGCGGCCGGCACCCGGTCCTGA
- the lexA gene encoding transcriptional repressor LexA — MTEDRASRPKSPQQITEAGPPATTRRRSAARSRTGQPAVRQVTPVVSAFPDPATIDLTARQRRILEFIRTWVERHGYPPSVREIGEAVGLVSPSSVAYQLKELEKKGFLRRDPNRPRAVDVRAPSEAIDDELSRAQRPTPAYVPMLGRIAAGGPILAEQAVEDIFPLPRELVGEGEVFMLQVKGDSMLDAAICDGDWVVVRQQPTADSGEIVAAMLDGEATVKTYRRRDGHVWLMPQNPAFDPIPGDDATIMGRVVAVLRRI, encoded by the coding sequence GTGACCGAGGACCGGGCCAGCCGGCCGAAGAGCCCGCAGCAGATCACCGAGGCGGGCCCGCCGGCCACCACCCGACGCCGCAGCGCCGCGCGCAGCCGGACGGGTCAGCCCGCCGTGCGCCAGGTCACCCCGGTGGTCAGCGCCTTCCCCGACCCGGCGACGATCGACCTGACCGCTCGCCAGCGTCGCATCCTGGAGTTCATCCGCACCTGGGTCGAGCGGCACGGCTACCCGCCGAGCGTCCGCGAGATCGGCGAGGCCGTCGGCCTGGTGTCGCCGTCCAGCGTCGCCTACCAGCTCAAGGAGCTGGAGAAGAAGGGCTTCCTGCGCCGCGACCCGAATCGGCCGCGCGCGGTGGACGTCCGTGCTCCCAGCGAGGCCATCGACGACGAGCTGTCCCGGGCGCAGCGGCCGACCCCGGCGTACGTGCCGATGCTCGGTCGGATCGCCGCCGGTGGGCCAATCCTCGCCGAGCAGGCCGTGGAGGACATCTTCCCGCTCCCCCGCGAGCTGGTGGGCGAGGGCGAAGTCTTCATGCTCCAGGTCAAGGGCGACTCGATGCTCGACGCGGCGATCTGCGACGGCGACTGGGTCGTCGTCCGGCAGCAGCCGACCGCCGACTCCGGCGAGATCGTGGCCGCCATGCTTGACGGCGAGGCGACCGTGAAGACCTACCGACGGCGCGACGGGCACGTCTGGCTGATGCCGCAGAACCCGGCCTTCGACCCGATCCCCGGTGACGACGCCACCATCATGGGCCGGGTCGTGGCGGTCCTGCGCCGAATCTGA
- the nrdR gene encoding transcriptional regulator NrdR encodes MRCPYCRHADSRVVDSREADDGQLIRRRRSCPECGKRFTTVEEAVLAVVKRSGVTEPFSRTKIIGGVRKACQGRPVDDDSLALLAQRVEETVRAKGAAEIPSHDVGLAILGPLRDLDEIAYLRFASVYRSFDSLADFEREIETLRAAARARGQGRADAVEAAGRTS; translated from the coding sequence ATGCGGTGTCCGTACTGCCGGCACGCTGACTCCCGGGTGGTCGACTCGCGGGAGGCCGACGACGGCCAGCTCATCCGACGGCGGCGTTCCTGCCCGGAATGCGGCAAGCGGTTCACCACCGTCGAGGAGGCGGTCCTCGCTGTCGTCAAGCGCAGCGGGGTGACCGAGCCGTTCAGTCGTACGAAGATCATCGGCGGGGTGCGCAAGGCGTGCCAGGGCCGGCCGGTGGACGACGACTCACTCGCGCTGCTCGCGCAGCGGGTGGAGGAGACGGTCCGGGCCAAGGGGGCCGCCGAGATCCCCAGCCACGACGTGGGCCTGGCGATCCTGGGCCCACTGCGCGACCTGGACGAAATCGCCTACCTGCGGTTCGCCAGCGTCTACCGCTCCTTCGACTCACTCGCCGACTTCGAGCGCGAGATCGAGACGTTGCGGGCCGCGGCGCGCGCCCGGGGGCAGGGCAGGGCCGATGCGGTTGAGGCCGCCGGCCGTACCAGCTGA